From Micromonospora echinospora, one genomic window encodes:
- a CDS encoding NUDIX domain-containing protein, with protein sequence MTDLLISDRLNTRQIDTDLVEVLREAFGGVPAVVGAMLMGSRSRGIAHAKSNIDVQMIIDCLDAGTAEGIAKVRDELAAQLGIPISVNVHTLADAQPLLGRYELFQHKNRAELFIYQAKYTSVNLFGRNIFAEFTDPPPSRTRREAIRTVASFSYFLRKFLFDVSMAPHGAAEFVRTPLISLEYIAAFYGYLSMGYRDGLDHLTATERLTAEEIAFLEECATRKATSQYEEVGAAFALRGATFLDAAHGRMLDDFRRRGVSDVRWNGQDSAVRWDIELPQAAAMSILWAGHKALLVQRHPDDYLYPGQWTIPGGYLQAGEDPRDGATREVWEETGTYLAVSRLFDGQPVVSGRLAAFSFEIELPDSVAPRLTEHSNYRFVDASEVLSMDLTPEARLIFERRLSQTHPH encoded by the coding sequence GTGACCGACTTGCTGATCTCCGACCGGCTGAACACCCGCCAAATCGACACCGATCTCGTCGAGGTGCTCCGTGAGGCTTTCGGCGGCGTCCCTGCGGTGGTCGGCGCGATGCTGATGGGCTCGCGTTCACGCGGTATCGCCCACGCTAAAAGCAACATCGACGTTCAAATGATCATTGACTGCCTCGACGCCGGCACCGCCGAGGGCATCGCGAAGGTCCGCGACGAACTGGCAGCACAGCTCGGCATTCCGATCAGCGTCAACGTGCACACTCTGGCCGACGCGCAGCCCTTACTGGGGCGATACGAGCTGTTCCAGCACAAAAACCGCGCGGAGCTGTTCATCTACCAGGCGAAGTACACCAGCGTGAACCTGTTCGGGCGGAACATCTTCGCCGAGTTCACCGACCCGCCTCCGTCGCGTACCCGTCGCGAGGCGATCCGGACCGTAGCCTCCTTTTCCTACTTCCTGCGCAAGTTCCTGTTCGACGTCTCTATGGCACCCCACGGCGCGGCCGAGTTCGTGCGGACGCCGCTCATCAGCCTGGAGTACATCGCGGCGTTCTACGGCTACCTCAGCATGGGCTACCGGGACGGCCTGGATCATCTGACCGCGACCGAGCGACTGACCGCTGAGGAGATCGCGTTCCTGGAGGAGTGCGCTACCCGCAAGGCCACTTCGCAGTACGAGGAGGTGGGCGCGGCCTTCGCGTTGCGCGGGGCGACCTTCCTAGACGCCGCCCATGGCCGCATGCTCGACGACTTCCGCCGCCGGGGCGTCAGCGACGTGCGATGGAACGGACAGGACAGCGCGGTCCGCTGGGACATTGAGCTACCGCAGGCAGCAGCAATGAGCATCCTGTGGGCTGGGCACAAGGCACTGCTCGTGCAGCGACACCCCGACGACTACCTCTACCCCGGCCAATGGACGATCCCCGGCGGCTACCTCCAGGCCGGCGAGGATCCTCGCGACGGAGCGACCCGTGAGGTGTGGGAGGAGACCGGCACCTACCTCGCCGTCAGTCGCCTGTTCGACGGCCAGCCCGTCGTGAGTGGCCGACTGGCCGCGTTCTCGTTCGAGATTGAGTTGCCCGACAGCGTCGCACCTCGCCTGACCGAGCACTCGAACTACCGGTTCGTCGATGCGAGCGAGGTGCTGTCGATGGACCTCACCCCCGAGGCCCGCCTGATCTTCGAGCGTCGCCTCAGCCAGACACACCCCCACTGA
- the serC gene encoding 3-phosphoserine/phosphohydroxythreonine transaminase, with protein sequence MPTRVRSFAPGPSILPDDVLTEYQASVEHYADTGLGILELGHRSGQFERLYNNTVERLRALIGVPVGYKLLLLHGGARFQFTMLPANHLSPDAVADYVVTGHFGAAAAAEAAVYGYVNIAASTHAAGYLRLPSPAEASFTPTARYVHYTSNNTEMGTQFKQPPDIPASTWLACDASSDLLTRPFDIARHGLIYATSHKNLGTAGVALVVIRADLLEPVRQLPPFLSYLTHAQAGSRFNTPPISAIFVLNLMAGWTIQQGGVEAMDTLSTTKSQMLYRTIDDSDFYTGLADRDSRSKVNVTFALPTAELEDEFQADAAQQGLVGLWGYRKVGHLRASLFNAVSLDAVGQLVEFMAHFARAKRRRLPRRVPGGGARVPR encoded by the coding sequence ATGCCCACACGAGTACGCAGCTTCGCCCCTGGGCCGTCCATCCTCCCCGACGACGTGCTGACCGAGTACCAGGCAAGCGTTGAGCACTACGCCGACACCGGGCTCGGCATCCTCGAACTGGGCCACCGCAGCGGACAGTTCGAGCGGCTCTACAACAACACGGTCGAGCGCCTGCGCGCGCTCATCGGCGTCCCGGTGGGGTACAAACTGCTGCTACTACACGGTGGCGCGCGCTTCCAGTTCACGATGCTGCCCGCCAACCACCTCAGCCCGGACGCCGTCGCGGACTACGTGGTCACGGGACACTTCGGGGCGGCGGCAGCCGCCGAGGCGGCGGTATACGGCTACGTCAACATCGCTGCCTCCACGCACGCAGCCGGCTACCTGCGTCTGCCTTCGCCAGCCGAGGCGTCGTTCACGCCGACCGCCCGGTACGTGCACTACACGTCGAACAACACCGAAATGGGCACGCAGTTCAAGCAACCGCCCGACATCCCGGCGAGCACATGGCTCGCCTGTGACGCGTCCAGCGACCTCCTCACCCGCCCGTTCGACATTGCCCGGCACGGCCTGATCTACGCGACCTCTCACAAGAACCTCGGTACCGCCGGCGTCGCGCTCGTCGTGATCCGAGCCGACCTTCTCGAACCGGTACGGCAGCTCCCGCCCTTCCTCAGCTACCTCACGCACGCGCAGGCGGGGTCGCGATTCAACACCCCGCCGATCAGTGCGATCTTCGTTCTGAACCTCATGGCCGGGTGGACCATCCAGCAGGGCGGAGTCGAGGCGATGGACACCCTCAGCACCACCAAGTCCCAGATGCTCTACCGCACGATCGACGACAGCGACTTCTATACGGGCCTCGCCGACCGTGACAGCCGGTCGAAGGTCAATGTCACGTTCGCGCTGCCGACCGCGGAGTTGGAGGACGAGTTTCAGGCAGACGCCGCGCAGCAGGGACTTGTCGGGCTGTGGGGATACCGCAAGGTCGGACACCTGCGTGCTTCGCTGTTCAACGCGGTCTCCCTGGATGCGGTCGGCCAGCTCGTCGAATTCATGGCGCACTTCGCCCGCGCCAAGCGGCGGCGGCTGCCCCGCCGCGTCCCGGGCGGCGGAGCGCGGGTGCCGCGATGA
- a CDS encoding valine--tRNA ligase, whose amino-acid sequence MDAAEYDHLAVETTVRALWEEHDIYRFDRSAVGPVFSIDTPPPYVSASHLHVGHAMSYSQPDFVVRYRRMQGDRVFYPMGFDDNGLPTERYVEKTYGVKAVDMPRSEFVALCLAETRKTAARYEDLWRRVGLSVDWNLLYSTIDKRCQLTAQTSFIKLHEAGHLRRVEDPIIWCTECRTALAQADVEDLDRNGKMHDIAFAAADSRALVIATTRPELLPACVALYFHPEDERYRDLLGTQATVPLFGYQVPIKADKSVDPAFGTGLMMVCTFGDGEDVLKWRRDGLDLRLVVTPDGRLSDLAGQFAGLQLTQARAAIVARLAEIGALSRSRPLKQNVGVHERCLTPVEYQIRAQWFIRVREHQDTFLARAKELTWIPAHMQRRLEDWIEGLKWDWNISRQRHYGVPFPVWFCDDCGHAVTADLSALPADPLADAPPVDACPACSGRLSPDPDVMDTWMTSSLSPQINDGWAVNGLNSDPRLAPMSLRVQAFEIIRTWLFYTIVQSQYHFDRLPWQTVMISGWGLNEQGKKIAKRDLDQSTTPDGFNRYVPDHVIERYGADALRIWATKARIGTDLRYNEKDVKTGRKFAVKMWNVARLMTMYGFDPQAAPDPAALCTDVDRWMLSHLASAIDETTAAMDEYDFMQGYQAATRFFWSVFCDRYIEMVKERFLNPGNHTDADRASARAALGIGFRAVLGMFAPFAPFITDYLYQQMFRPHENTISLHLTSWPAPQPQWRTDRKLIDTMSTILDQIRVLRSGLNLGSNTRIAKVVLQGVTDDGHRTARALAEPLRVAARADEAVFGDADTDSGVNGIRVAIIA is encoded by the coding sequence ATGGATGCCGCTGAATACGACCATCTCGCCGTCGAGACGACGGTCCGGGCACTCTGGGAGGAGCACGACATCTATCGGTTCGACCGCTCGGCGGTCGGCCCGGTGTTCAGCATCGATACGCCTCCTCCGTACGTGTCGGCGTCCCACCTTCACGTCGGCCATGCCATGAGCTACTCGCAGCCCGACTTCGTGGTCAGGTACCGAAGGATGCAAGGCGACCGTGTCTTCTACCCGATGGGTTTTGACGACAACGGCCTCCCCACCGAGCGCTACGTCGAGAAGACCTACGGGGTCAAAGCCGTCGACATGCCGCGGTCGGAGTTCGTGGCCCTGTGCCTGGCCGAAACCCGCAAGACGGCTGCCCGGTATGAGGACCTGTGGCGCCGGGTGGGTCTGTCGGTCGACTGGAATCTGCTCTACTCGACCATCGACAAGCGGTGCCAGCTCACCGCGCAGACGAGTTTCATCAAGCTCCACGAGGCGGGCCATCTGCGCCGGGTGGAAGATCCGATCATCTGGTGTACCGAGTGCCGGACCGCCCTGGCGCAAGCCGATGTCGAAGACCTCGACCGCAATGGGAAGATGCACGACATCGCTTTCGCGGCGGCGGACAGTCGGGCGCTGGTCATCGCAACGACCCGCCCCGAGCTTCTGCCCGCCTGCGTGGCGCTGTACTTCCATCCGGAGGACGAGCGGTACCGGGACCTGCTCGGCACTCAGGCGACCGTGCCGCTGTTCGGCTATCAGGTCCCGATCAAGGCCGATAAGTCCGTGGATCCCGCCTTCGGCACGGGGCTGATGATGGTCTGTACCTTCGGCGACGGCGAAGACGTCCTGAAGTGGCGACGCGACGGGCTCGACCTGCGGCTCGTCGTCACCCCCGACGGTCGGCTGTCAGATCTCGCCGGGCAGTTCGCGGGTCTGCAACTGACCCAGGCGCGAGCGGCAATCGTGGCCCGGCTCGCAGAGATCGGCGCGTTGAGTAGAAGCCGCCCGCTCAAACAGAACGTCGGGGTGCACGAGCGGTGTCTGACGCCGGTCGAGTACCAGATCCGGGCGCAGTGGTTCATCCGCGTGCGCGAGCACCAGGACACGTTCCTGGCCCGCGCCAAGGAGCTGACCTGGATACCCGCCCACATGCAGCGCCGCCTCGAAGACTGGATCGAGGGCCTGAAGTGGGACTGGAACATCAGCCGCCAGCGGCACTACGGCGTGCCGTTTCCGGTGTGGTTCTGCGACGACTGCGGCCACGCGGTCACCGCCGACCTGAGCGCGCTGCCCGCCGACCCCCTCGCCGATGCACCGCCAGTGGATGCCTGCCCGGCCTGCTCCGGTCGCCTCAGCCCGGATCCCGACGTCATGGACACGTGGATGACCTCCTCCCTGTCGCCACAGATCAACGACGGCTGGGCGGTCAACGGGCTGAACAGCGACCCGCGGCTGGCTCCCATGAGTTTGCGTGTGCAGGCATTCGAGATCATCAGAACCTGGCTGTTCTACACCATCGTGCAGTCGCAGTACCACTTCGACCGGCTGCCCTGGCAGACCGTGATGATCTCCGGCTGGGGGCTGAACGAGCAGGGCAAGAAGATCGCCAAGCGAGACCTCGACCAGTCCACCACGCCGGACGGCTTCAACCGCTACGTCCCCGATCACGTCATCGAGCGGTACGGCGCCGATGCGCTGCGCATCTGGGCCACCAAGGCGCGGATCGGCACCGATCTACGCTACAACGAGAAGGACGTCAAGACCGGCCGCAAGTTCGCCGTGAAGATGTGGAACGTCGCCCGACTGATGACCATGTACGGGTTCGACCCACAAGCCGCGCCAGATCCCGCAGCGCTGTGCACCGACGTGGACCGGTGGATGCTGTCGCACCTGGCGTCCGCCATCGACGAGACCACCGCGGCGATGGACGAGTACGACTTCATGCAGGGATACCAGGCCGCGACACGCTTCTTCTGGTCAGTCTTTTGCGACCGGTACATCGAGATGGTCAAAGAGCGGTTCCTCAACCCCGGCAACCACACCGACGCCGACCGGGCCAGCGCCCGCGCGGCGCTCGGCATCGGCTTCCGCGCCGTCCTCGGCATGTTCGCGCCCTTCGCCCCGTTCATCACGGACTATCTCTACCAGCAGATGTTCCGGCCCCACGAGAACACCATCAGCCTTCACCTCACGTCCTGGCCGGCACCGCAGCCACAGTGGCGGACCGACCGCAAGCTCATCGACACCATGTCCACGATCCTCGACCAAATCCGCGTCCTGCGTAGCGGCCTCAACCTCGGCAGCAACACCCGCATCGCGAAAGTCGTGCTGCAGGGCGTCACCGACGACGGCCACCGAACCGCCCGAGCACTAGCCGAACCGCTTCGCGTGGCTGCCCGCGCCGACGAAGCGGTTTTCGGTGACGCGGACACCGACAGCGGCGTCAACGGCATCAGGGTCGCCATCATCGCCTGA
- a CDS encoding Gfo/Idh/MocA family protein produces the protein MPHPQAATAPDAERRDHQTSGPVRFGLIGCGQWGANVAAAVERSVGARLSAVADASPEAATRLAARLTSAPKVLSPADLLGNRQIEAVLIVTHAASHFELAMAAISQGKHVFVEKPLALSTTDSVALTKAAATAGLTLMVGHTFLYSEHVIDVERALREGQVGELRYVSLQRLAYGRFRDDANVIWNLGPHDVSILIRWAGRPPAAVRCVEYMFTRPTVSDLAFLTLDFGDFLGHVHVSCIDPEKVRRATVAGTSGGIVYDDVDGAVRLHVNGSKVLPRTLSTADRRPPLDTELSHFADCVRTGARPRTDGIHGAIVVAVLEAATASAALGGDWIDLTMTLGQVSSATDPGPRPDRPAYGPSLVPSQRTALA, from the coding sequence ATGCCACACCCCCAGGCTGCGACCGCGCCTGACGCTGAAAGGCGAGATCACCAGACCTCCGGGCCCGTGAGGTTCGGTCTAATCGGCTGCGGGCAGTGGGGTGCCAACGTCGCGGCGGCAGTTGAACGAAGTGTCGGAGCCCGGCTGTCGGCTGTGGCGGACGCCAGTCCCGAGGCTGCAACGAGACTTGCCGCCCGTCTGACGTCCGCACCCAAGGTCCTATCCCCAGCGGACCTGCTGGGTAACCGGCAGATCGAGGCGGTGCTGATCGTGACGCACGCCGCAAGTCACTTCGAGCTTGCTATGGCGGCGATCTCCCAGGGCAAGCACGTATTTGTCGAGAAGCCCCTGGCCCTGTCGACCACGGATTCGGTCGCGTTGACCAAGGCCGCAGCGACAGCTGGTCTCACTCTCATGGTGGGCCACACGTTCCTGTACTCCGAGCACGTCATCGACGTTGAGCGTGCTCTTCGGGAGGGGCAGGTCGGCGAGCTGCGTTACGTCAGCCTGCAGCGCCTGGCGTACGGAAGGTTCCGCGACGACGCCAACGTCATCTGGAACCTCGGACCGCATGACGTGTCGATCCTGATTCGCTGGGCTGGACGTCCGCCGGCGGCGGTGCGCTGTGTGGAGTACATGTTCACCCGGCCCACCGTTTCCGACCTGGCTTTCCTCACGCTCGACTTCGGCGACTTCCTTGGCCACGTGCACGTCAGCTGCATCGACCCCGAGAAGGTCAGGCGGGCTACGGTCGCGGGCACATCGGGAGGCATCGTCTACGACGACGTGGACGGAGCTGTCCGGCTGCATGTCAACGGCAGCAAGGTGCTGCCGCGAACGCTCTCGACAGCCGATCGTCGCCCTCCGCTCGACACCGAGCTGAGCCACTTCGCGGACTGCGTCCGCACTGGTGCGCGTCCAAGGACTGACGGCATCCACGGCGCGATCGTGGTGGCTGTGCTGGAAGCCGCCACTGCTTCGGCCGCACTCGGCGGCGACTGGATCGACCTCACGATGACCTTGGGCCAGGTGTCGTCGGCCACCGATCCCGGCCCCCGGCCCGATCGACCCGCCTACGGTCCCTCACTCGTTCCCTCGCAAAGGACGGCCTTAGCGTGA